Within Pectinophora gossypiella unplaced genomic scaffold, ilPecGoss1.1 Pgos_36, whole genome shotgun sequence, the genomic segment CCGCCCCCGACACCATCATCGGGTTCAACCCAACCGCCAACGTCGCCGTTTCGCCATGCGGCGGAGTCACCCCGGGAACGATATGAGAAGGACCTTGTAATCTTGGCTAGATTGCAGAGGGCTTCTCTGTTATCGGACGGGATGCTCCGCTGGATGGCGACGTACGTGCGAATTATGGAGTTTGGTCTAGGAGACACCGAAGAGCTGGCCGCACACGATCTAGCAGCACTAGAACTGCAGGCCCAACTACCATTCTCGTTGCCGCCCGCGCCCATTGCTACCCGCAAGAGGCGCTTTAGTGAGGACGCAGCTTCCGCCCACAAGAGACACTGTGCGGAACTCTGGCGGCTTTGCCGTCCCTCCCGCCGCACACAACCCCAGTCACCTGAAGCCCACCAGCGCTCCCTAAGCGCGGGAAGCCTACCCCGCCCCTCACCGGCTGCGCCCGCACCGCAGGAAAGACAGGAGGAGCGCAACACACAGCCCCCGAGCTCGCTGCCCACCCCGGTAGCGAAACCGCGACCGCCGCTGCCACACACAACACCTACAACATCGCAGCCACTCGCCCAACGGGATCCGAGGATAAGGGGTAAGCAAATTTCCATGCCTACCCCCAAAGTCTCAACTCATGTCCCATTAGTAACGGACCAGTTCCGTACCCCTCCGACGTCGCCGACGCCCAGCACGACTGCCCGCAAGACGGCGCAGCCGCCCACAACGGCCCACGCAGTTAGGCCTCCCACGGCCGCGCCCCAGCCACCGCCGCTATCACAGGGGAGGGCTCCCACTTTTGCCGCCGCGGTGAGGCAGCACCCCACCCTCCCAGCGACGACAACCTCCGCCGCAAAAACAGCCACCGGACCAATTTCCCAATCTACCTCCCAATCGGGACCGAAACCGCCCAGGTACCCCCCACTAGTGGTGGAGTACCTACCAGACTGGGCCAAACATTTTAAGGCTATCGCCCAGGAACTGGGGAGGCCCCCGAACGCGCGCCCATTCGGCAAGGGGGTGCGTTTTACACCGGCGGACGAGGGCGAATATAGGCTCATCCAAAGGTACCTATCTCAGCTAGAAACACAAACAGAGATTTCTTGGTTCTCTTACGCCCTCCCCGAAGAGAAGAAATTGAAAGTCGCCATCAGGGGCCTCCCGGTGGAAACTGACCCGGAGGAGATCCGCGCCGCAATCGAGGAGAAGGGTTACAACTGCGAATACGTAAAAAGCATCCGGGCAAGGGAGGGAAGGCCCGGCTGCATCTACTTCGCCCAATTGTCGCGCACCCCAGAACCCACCCCCGACATTTACGAGGTGACCGAACTTTTATGCATGCCGGGGGTTAAAATCGAGGCATGGAGGGGTAAGAGGGGGCCAGCACAATGTCATCGCTGCCAGGGCTTCCGTCACTCCTCTCACAATTGCCACCGCCCCATCGCCTGTGTCCGTTGCGGAGAGGGACACGCGGCCGGTGACTGCCCACGCCCGAAAGAGGACTTGCCCACTTGCGTGAACTGCAAGGGGCCACACCCGGCTAACCACACGAGCTGCCCCGTGTTCCTGAGGGAGGCCAGGAACAAGAGGGCGTCCACGGTGGCTCGCACCCGGACCGCAGCACCCCCCGCCCCACCAAAGAAGACCTACAATTCGCAAGCGCCTGTTGCAAAAGTAACAGTTACAGAGGCCGCGACTGGCTCTCTGATGGCCCCAGCCAGACCGGCCGCAGCACGTCAGCCCGCTCCCAACCtaccgccgcggccgcgcggaGGGAAGGGAAAGAAGACCAAGTCAAAGAAAGCTGGGAAAACCGGCCCACACGGACCGACGGCGCCCCCCCCCCACCTCAGCCAACATTACGCCGGCCCCGGAGATCGACGCCTTGCTATCACTTTTAAGGCAGGCGCTTCTGGCGACCCCCGGAACCGCGTCTACTATTCTCAGCGCAGCCACAACATCAACGCTCCGCCATGCATAAGTCGCTGAGAATAGTACACTGGAACGCCCAGGCCCTTAAAGGCAAGATACTTTTGCTCAGGCACTTTCTAAAGGAGCAAAACGTAGACATCATGCTCATAAATGAAACACACCTAAGAAATACCACCACCCTCAAGGCGCCCGGCTACATAACTTATAGGAAGGACGAGGTGGCATCCGACGGGACGCCCTACAAGGGTCTGGCCGTGTTGGTGCGGAGGACCGTTGTTCACCAGCTCGTTGACCCCGGGCAGTACCAAGATCACTACGCTCTCGGGGTCGACGTGCACGTGAACGGAAACGAACTGCGCATTTTCGCGGTCTACAGACCTCCTTACGACCACTTCGACACCACCTTCTTCAAGGACTTGCTGAGCGCCCAGATACCAACTATCCTCGCGGGGGACCTCAACGCCAAGCACCCGGCCTGGAATTCGCGCGCCCGGAATGAGGCAGGGAGGAAACTCGCGAGGCTAGCCACCGACGAAGATTTCGACGTCGCCGGCCCCACCCAGCCCACGCATTTTAACAACTGGGGCACATGCGACGTGCTGGACATCGTGGTAAGCCGGGGTCTTAGAACACCTGTCAATCAAGAGGCCCTTCCAGATCTCCCCTCCGACCATCGACCGGTCCTGCTCACTCTGGACGAGCTCCCCACCAGGGTAGCAGCACCCCGCAACCGCACCTTCGTCAACTGGGAGATTTTCATAGCAGAGCTGGAGGAGAAATCCCACACCGGCCCAGTCTCCACAGCTGATGAAGTCGAACGAGCCGCCAAGACACTGACCGCCGACTTAGACAGCGCATTGACAGCCGCCTCGCATACCGTACCGAGAGGCGAGAGGAGGCTCTCCCTCCCGCCTCGGCTACGCGCCCTATTAGAAGAGAAGCGCAGAGTACGGCGGCAGTGGCACGACACCAACTGCCCTACCCTCAAGTCGCTATTAAACCGCCTCACAGCCAGAGTGAAGGCGGAGCTGGTGACCAACGCCGCAATGTCGTGGGACAGCCATATCGCCTCGATTGATGACGACCTTCCCTCTATACATCGTCTATGTAAAAATCTTGGCACGAAGAAGGAAGCAGTACGCCCGCTGCATAACGAGAATGGCCAGCCGAGGTACAAGGCCCAAGACAGGGCGGAGATCTTCGCCGAGTGCCTCGAAAAGCAATTCTCCCCGAACCCGACTGCAAACACACCCCACGTGGCTGCAGTCCATCAACATCTGGAAGAGTACTTCGCAGCGCCGATTGGACCGGAAGAGGACCCCGTCTTCTTCTCACCCGGCCAGGTGAAGAGAGCTCTCCAGAAAGTGAAGCCCAAGAAGGCCCCGGGCGCGGACATGATTCCAAACATGGCACTGCGGACTCTTCCCCCGCGAATCATAGTGGCGGTGACACGCCTGTTTAATGGGATCATGCGCTCGGGACACTTTCCCACAGAATGGAAGCTCGGCCGGGTGATTATGCTCCCGAAGCCCGGGAAGGACACATTGAAGCCGGAGAGTTACCGTCCAATCACTCTCCTTAGCACGCTGTCGAAGACTTTTGAGAGGCTATTACTAACGCACCTGCAGCCACACATCACGCCGCGGGATGAACAGTTCGGGTTCAGAGCTGGCCACTCCACGACATTGCAGCTTACTAGAGTACTGCACTACATGGCAACAAACATGAACAAGAGGGAGTTCACCGTCGCAGTACTACTAGACATGGAGAAGGCTTTCGACAGAGTATGGCATGAGGGACTGCTGTACAAACTGTCGAGGTCACCGGCACCGAGGAGACTCGTTAAAATAATTGCGGCCTTCCTCGAGGGGAGGAAGTTTGTGGTGGCGGTGGAAGACGCCACCTCATCAGAGCGGCCCATAAGAGCCGGAGTCCCTCAGGGATCGTGCCTGTCCCCAGCACTCTACGCCCTCTACACGGACGACATCCCGGTGGAGGGCCAGGTCCAACTCGGCCTCTTCGCGGACGACGCGGCGTTCTTCGTGTCGTCGTACAAAGCCGAGCACGCCGTATCTAAAATGCAGCCCACACTTGACGCCCTTCCCGACTGGCTAGACAGATGGCGACTGAAGGCGAACGTCGCGAAGACCCAGGCGCTGATCACGGGGAGAAGTCAGCAGCCATCTACCCTGAAACTGCTGGGACAGGACATCCCATGGCAACCCTCGGTGAAATACCTGGGGGTTACCATAGACAGGAATCTCACGATGACTAAGCACGTGTCCACCGTGCTCCTCAAGGCGAAGCAGGCGCGGTACAACCTCCGCCCTATCCTCGATTCCCGCCTGCCCCTGCGCACCAAGCTAGGGATATACAAGACGTACGTGCGGTCCCGCCTAACTTACGCGGCGCCCGCATGGTACGCTCTTGTATCCGAACTACAGAGAGGAAAGCTCCGTGCGCAGGAAAACTTATCACTGAGAATGATACTAGCAGCCCCTCGCTTCGTCCGCAACCGGACGATAGCGAAAGACCTGAGATGGGAGGGCCTAGACGCCTTCATAAGTCGTCTCGCGCGGGTGATGTTCGACCGCGCAGACAACTCTAGTCATCAGTTTCTTCAGGGCTTTGCGCCGCTTCACGCGCGCCCCCCGGAGAGACGTGGGCGACCTCTACAAAGAGAGCTCGCACAGTGAGGTTCCTACCTCCAAGCCGCAGACAGGCCATCGCAGCATCTAAGCCGCAGAATGGCCACCCAGCACCATGACGGTGCACCTAGCCGCGCCAGCGAGGCACCCCAACACCGGCTGGTCGTAACCAGCCGCGATTGCTACATCTGCAGGGGCTCCAAGAGCCCGGAAGATCCCCCGTGCCCACAAGAGGGCGCGTGAGAAGGCTTTACGTCgggagcgacgcggggcatggcgcggggagcgacatgaggagcggatacatggcgcggcgctcctgattggccgacagaatgcgcgcacagcccgctagttccggaccGAAGATTTCCAGAAATTtaagaatctgattggacacGACACTGGATCGCTTGTCCACTGCATGCGCACGGATGCACTCTTTGTCTACCCACACTGCTGCCTGACAAGAAGAAAGAAGCTGGGgggggtatttttatttaaaaataccctCCAGATTCCGCACGTTCGCTAGGTAACACCGTTATCACTCCTatcacccccggcctcccaccagcgggtctcaccggggagggtgtGATAGCGTGTGCCCTGCCTAGCGGACCGCTCGGCATCGCGCAGGAGGAGGACAACACCACGCTGCGTCCATACGGGGTGAGCATGGCTCCCCCAACGGCCGGGATATCGAAGCGCAGGTCGCGCATATTTGTGCGCACCGGCGTTTCCGCAACCCACGCCACCGCCGCAATCGCAGCTATGATGCCCAACACCACACCGCCATTTACTATTGGCACAACCCATCGGCCGCCCGCTTTCCCGCTGCCCCTGCCCCAACTTCCGGGAACAGAGGCCGCGGCAAAGAGGACTACCACGCCGCCGGAGCGGCCCCCGCCGCAACTCCGCACGAGGACTTCACCGCCTGTCGCGCTCTCCATGCcctcactggacatggagacaacaccGCCGAGCACGTTCTCCTTCGCGCCCACCAACCCCTACTCGCCGCCCTCCATGTCCAGGCTGGACACGGAGATAACACCGCCGCGgtcatacgcggcggtgttaAACACCAACCCGGACTCACCGCCGCATGCGCCTCCGCGCCCGTCCCTCCGGACGGCGCCCACGCCATCGCCGCCGAAGAAGACCGCCCAGCAACCACCGCTCGCCCCCGCGAGCAGGAAGATACCGCCAATAGTGGTCGACCGGCTGCCTGACTGGCCCCACCACTTCCGCAAGCTGCGGGAGTTGCTGGGCCACatccccaacgcgcgcccgtacgggaagggcgtccgcttcctggcgaggaccgaggaagagttccggctctaccagcggtacctcaccaccctggagagagccacgggactctcctggttcgcGTACGCCCCACCGGCGGAGCGCTCGTTGAAACTGGCCATCCGTGGCCTACCCCTGGACACCGACGTCGCCGTCCTGGAAGAGGAGCTGCGCAACCGCGGCTTCGAGCCGACTTTCATCCGGCCCATCCAGGCTCGAGAGGGGAGACCGGGCTGTATCTTCTTCACGGAGATCCGTAGGACGCTGGGATTCCAGCGAGTCTACGAGATCTCCGAGCTCCTCTGCATGCCCGGCATCAAGGTCGAGGCGTGGAGGGGAAGAAGAGGTGCAGCCCAATGCCACCGCTGCCAACAATTTAGACACAGCAGTCACAACTGCCACCGTCCTGCAGCCTGCGTCCGCTGTGGCGAGTGCCACACTGCGAGCGAGTGTCCGCGTCCCCGGGACGACCCGGCCACCTGCTGCAACTGCGGGGGACCACACCCTGCGAACAGCCCCTCCTGCCCGGTGAAGATGCGTGAGCTGCGCAACACCAGGGCGGGCACCGCACCCACGACCGTGAGAAGACCGACTCCACCAGCAGTCTCCATCGTGGACCCCGGTAGTGAGCCGACCGCGCAGGGCTCACTCATGGCCGCGGCAAATGGCCCAGACGGGCCCAAGCCGAAGCGCCCACGAATCCGCAGGAGAGCGAACCCTGCTCCCGTCGCTACCACCACTGCTGAGCCCATCGCCGTGGAACCCGTCCCCCCGCAGCCCTCTACGTCAGagacagcagccgccgcccctccaaaggggaagaaggcgaggctCCGAGCGGAGGCTCCCCCAGCTCCCTCCAGCGAGAAGCTGGAAGTCCTGGAGGAGACCATGCAGTTGCTGCATAACATCTTGGCCGCCATTCGCACACAGACCgacccagtgcccatcatcgtgggaggcctggcatcgttgctgggccaactcaccggtgggcactgactaccaacaccggactggactggggctgcccacatccactactccccgtcgagtagttaggaccgtggccaccccccgggggatgagttgacgcttccagtggcagtggaagcagtcctctccccccctccagccgcttcgacaccagctgccccggcgacggagcagcttcaCCGGACCAGACACCACCgctagctgacgggcgctcactgggcctcccccaacggggaaccacccggtgggctcgacctcgctagcgGCACCTCGGACTGACAActccatcgggctcacggaggggcgatcatcgcccgccgtgtcccacccCCGAGCCACGCCCGTttttgcgggcggcgagcgcCGCCACGTTAAAGGGGCTACGCCCCGAGAACgtctccccgtcgcgggcttcgcccgcgacgagaagaaacccGACGCCACACGACACGAATTACTTCTTCTCACTCCTTCTCTAATTCTCACTGATTTTACATCGATTGTTTACGAATTTTTACTTAagattttttacttgtattttacctTTTAACTTTGTATTTAATGTGGTTTGAcaaataaaccggatcttcacttgcaccgcgggttttcttcagtcccagcaaataaaatctgcataagcaacagcggtggtccttcgagccggatagaAGAAACCTGAatcctcaagaaagaagacgaaccctcaagaaagaagacgaatcctcaagaaagaagacgaactCTCAAGAACGAAGACGAATTCTCAAGAAAGAAGGCCTACTCTTAAtacggaaaaaagaagaggaagtcTCAAGAGAGAAGAGGAAGTCAGAAGAGGGAAGAGGAAGTCTGAAGAGGGAAGAGGAACAATCAAGAACCGCAAGACTGAAGATTGGTCTAACATCGATATAAAAACATCGATATATTCTTAATTTCAACTTCTAGTTTCAACGTCCTAATTTCAACAAGGTAGCGCAGTCTTGTCCACCTAACGGTGCCAACGGGAGGCTGTGTGCACATCATACGTCCGTTAGGACGGAAAAGTGACTCCTTGAAGCGGGAGTCGCTACTCGCACAGCCTTTTTCGAGGTTACGAGTTAGCCGTATAGCCTTTTTCGAGGTTGCGGTAGCTTCTGGCTTACGCCGAAGAATGCCCATCACGAGGAGCAAGACCTTTGAAATTAGAGAGAAGACCTTTGAAgctagagagaacacctttgaagTCAGAGAGAAGACCTTTGAAGATAGAGAGAAGTCCGCGCCCGCCTCCGCCGCGCCAATGGTACTCATCGAGAGAGACACGGCCGCGCTCCCGCGCACCACGACGTCAGCCATGCACATCGATGAACAGCCTGCCAGCACGTCGGCAGCGTCCGCGAACACGGTTGTCCCGCAACGACGACTCGTCACGTCCACGGAAGGGAGGCAGGTGCAAGTCCCGCCTGTCAGAGCAAGTACCCGCTCCGTGCGATCGATGCGCTCCACAGCAAGTACGACGGCGCGCATCAGACAAGCCGAGCTCGACGCGGAAATACAATTAGCTGAAATGAAACAGCAGGAACTCCGTCTAGAAGCCATTAAGGTCAAGGCGAAACTTGAACGGAGCGTCGCAATGATAAGGGAAGAAAGCGAAAGAGGAAGCCAAATCGATGAACAGGAAATCGCCGCTGAAACGCACACGGAGGAACAGCAACGCGTCCACGACTGGTTGATTGAAATGGAATACAGCCAGCCGCGGGGGGAGGGACGACGCCCGCCTCAGCACAGTATGGAGCCTGTTCTATGCACGAGAAACGTGCACGCGAGCGAGCGAGATGGAAGATGGAATCGAGAGGCACGAGGGAAAGAGACGAAACTACGCCCGCCTAGCCCTATTCCTAATCAACGTACGAGCTTTCATGCGACGAATAAAGAAGAGGACACGGTCGATAGAATAGCACAAGCGCTAGAAAAGATCGTGAATAAACGTCCGGTGCCCCGCCAAGCCCACGAGCTGCCTACGTTCAGCGGCGCCGCGACGGAATGGCTACCCTTCAAGGCGGCCACGGGGGATTCTACGacgatgtacaagtattccgaCTACGAGAACCTTGCACGGCTACGGAACTGTCTACGAGGGAAAGCACAGGAGACAGTCGCCGCGCTGCTATGCTCGGCGACTAGCCCCGACGAGATTATGCGAACACTGGAGCAATGTTTTGGAAGACCAGAGATGTTGATCGAACGAGCGATGGAAGATATAAAGAAGTTACCTAAGTCCGGTACGTCCACGGGCGAATTGGACACCCTCGCGGTCAAGTTAAAGAACATCGTATGCGTATTAGGTGGCGTCGATGAAAGAGGATATCTCCGAAACCCCATGTTCACACGAGAGGTCATCGAGAAGCTAAGCCCACATCTCAAGTCTAGGTGGTATGACTTCGCCTACGAACACGGAAACCCCTCGGAAGCCGAGATAGCAACGCTGTCAAGATTTTTGGAACGTGAGGCCTACCGTGCGATGCGATTTTCATACGCCACATCGCCCCAGTCGCTGAAGGAGACTTTCAACAATCAAGAAAAGAAGTCGTTTTCACGTGAAAGGCCACGTAAAGACGTGAAAGTCTACGCAACCACTGAGACACCCACCGCACCGACCGTCGAGAGAGAAAAGGAAGCCGTCACAAAACGATGTCTATGCTGCGGCGGCAACCACGACGTACCCGATTGTAAGAAATACA encodes:
- the LOC126381122 gene encoding uncharacterized protein LOC126381122 produces the protein MATQHHDGAPSRASEAPQHRLVVTSRDCYICRGSKSPEDPPCPQEAGLTGEGVIACALPSGPLGIAQEEDNTTLRPYGVSMAPPTAGISKRRSRIFVRTGVSATHATAAIAAMMPNTTPPFTIGTTHRPPAFPLPLPQLPGTEAAAKRTTTPPERPPPQLRTRTSPPVALSMPSLDMETTPPSTFSFAPTNPYSPPSMSRLDTEITPPRSYAAVLNTNPDSPPHAPPRPSLRTAPTPSPPKKTAQQPPLAPASRKIPPIVVDRLPDWPHHFRKLRELLGHIPNARPATGLSWFAYAPPAERSLKLAIRGLPLDTDVAVLEEELRNRGFEPTFIRPIQAREGRPGCIFFTEIRRTLGFQRVYEISELLCMPGIKVEAWRGRRGAAQCHRCQQFRHSSHNCHRPAACVRCGECHTASECPRPRDDPATCCNCGGPHPANSPSCPVKMRELRNTRAGTAPTTVRRPTPPAVSIVDPGSEPTAQGSLMAAANGPDGPKPKRPRIRRRANPAPVATTTAEPIAVEPVPPQPSTSETAAAAPPKGKKARLRAEAPPAPSSEKLEVLEETMQLLHNILAAIRTQTDPVPIIFQRPNFNKVAQSCPPNGANGRLCAHHTSVRTEK